The proteins below are encoded in one region of Hyalangium gracile:
- a CDS encoding DUF3828 domain-containing protein, protein MRSLFVLGLLLSLVASPALAQSAQDPVETVRAFYAKDNIRAYEFYSKRLKGLFVQDQKQSEKTGEMGSIDFAFHVNAQDTEDGWQKSLRLELLSRKGKRAEVKATFKNFTPQDLRYSLVLEGGRWLIDDVRSVGEVSWRLTEIFQPAKDGKSQ, encoded by the coding sequence ATGCGTTCGTTGTTCGTCCTGGGTCTGCTCCTGTCACTGGTCGCGTCTCCAGCCCTCGCGCAGTCCGCGCAGGATCCCGTCGAGACCGTGCGCGCCTTCTACGCGAAGGACAACATCCGCGCCTATGAGTTCTACTCGAAGCGGCTGAAGGGCCTGTTCGTCCAGGATCAGAAGCAATCAGAGAAGACCGGCGAGATGGGCAGCATCGACTTCGCCTTCCATGTGAACGCGCAGGACACCGAGGACGGGTGGCAGAAGTCCCTGCGCCTGGAGCTGCTGAGCCGCAAGGGCAAGCGCGCCGAGGTCAAGGCGACCTTCAAGAACTTCACGCCGCAGGATCTGCGCTACAGCCTCGTGCTGGAGGGCGGCCGCTGGCTCATCGACGATGTCCGCTCGGTGGGAGAGGTGTCCTGGCGGTTGACCGAGATCTTCCAACCCGCCAAGGACGGCAAGTCGCAGTGA